Proteins encoded in a region of the Zea mays cultivar B73 chromosome 4, Zm-B73-REFERENCE-NAM-5.0, whole genome shotgun sequence genome:
- the LOC103655186 gene encoding putative 3,4-dihydroxy-2-butanone kinase has protein sequence MAWPSLEDPMAQLMAKIEEGNRGIHRCMDSMQSAMEKMEITLKVEDVVTEFINGLVDIYPDLQYLEEFPQIKVVHRVEVEHSSYDKVAVISGGQSGHEPAHAGFVGPGMLTAAVSREVFTSLPVDSILAIVRAVTGSKGCYTDAKMSLDEGFKQAKSEGYNMEMVVAGAGCAFSPPRGIAGRRGSARTVIVHKVAEEAKPASEVDVTMGVALSVCTLPKQVTSGSLGQRQLELGLRIHGELGVAVVELQSVDIVAEHVLKQIVSRETQYLPNTRGCNDVLLVNGLGATPIMELMIAAFPELQLVYDIAIDRVYIGTLLTSLDMAGLSITVMKSDQSILRRLDVLTKALAWPVGYEGTRPPAKLHVPLAPSPSMKDDEILAPSQELSKQFLMFHMHQQSFPCAPTWGQVGSLGGGNVSSSRCYTKVKDGSSGCSTKAKPCKTRRSRLLKLLKEGS, from the exons ATGGCGTGGCCGAGCCTCGAAGATCCGATGGCGCAGCTGATGGCGAAAATCGAGGAAGGAAATCGAGGGATTCATCGGTGTATGGACTCGATGCAGTCTGCTATGGAGAAGATGGAGATCACGCTCAAGG TGGAAGATGTGGTGACCGAGTTCATCAATGGGTTGGTGGATATTTACCCAGATCTGCAGTACCTCGAAGAGTTCCCTCAGATTAAGGTCGTTCATCGTGTTGAGGTCGAGCACAGTTCCTATGACAAAGTTGCAGTCATCTCAGGTGGTCAAAGTGGCCATGAACCTGCCCATGCTGGATTTGTTGGTCCTGGAATGCTGACCGCTGCTGTCTCTAGAGAGGTCTTCACTTCTCTACCTGTTGATTCTATTTTAGCCATTGTTCGAGCTGTAACTGGTTCCAAGGGGTGCTACACAGATGCAAAGATGT CTCTCGACGAGGGTTTTAAGCAGGCAAAATCTGAAGGCTATAATATGGAGATGGTCGTTGCTGGAGCTGGTTGTGCTTTTTCCCCACCTAGAGGAATAGCAGGTAGAAGAGGTTCAGCTAGAACAGTTATTGTGcataaagttgctgaagaagcaaAACCTGCATCTGAAGTTGACGTTACGATGGGAGTTGCACTTTCTGTTTGCACATTGCCAAAGCAAGTTACTTCTGGGAGTTTGGGTCAAAGGCAACTGGAGCTTGGCCTTAGAATCCATGGAGAACTTGGTGTTGCTGTTGTTGAACTCCAGTCAGTTGATATAGTAGCAGAACATGTTCTTAAGCAGATAGTGTCACGAGAAACTCAGTATCTTCCTAACACAAGGGGTTGCAATGATGTTCTCCTAGTGAATGGATTAGGCGCCACTCCTATCATGGAACTTATGATTGCAGCATTTCCTGAGTTGCAATTGGTGTATGACATTGCTATTGACAGGGTCTACATTGGCACATTATTGACATCACTGGATATGGCAGGATTATCCATTACCGTTATGAAGTCTGACCAAAGTATTTTGAGGAGACTTGATGTTCTCACTAAAGCTCTAGCTTGGCCTGTTGGTTATGAAGGAACTCGTCCACCAGCAAAGCTTCATGTTCCTCTAGCACCATCACCATCAATGAAGGATGACGAGATTCTTGCTCCATCTCAAGAGCTGAGCAAGCAGTTCCTGATGTTTCATATGCACCAGCAAAGTTTTCCATGTGCACCAACTTGGGGACAAGTTGGATCTCTAGGAGGGGGAAATGTCAGCAGCTCTAGGTGCTATACAAAAGTTAAGGATGGTAGCTCCGGATGTTCTACGAAAGCCAAGccatgcaagacgaggagaagcagGCTTCTGAAGCTGTTGAAGGAGGGAAGCTGA